Genomic DNA from Mycobacterium stomatepiae:
TGAGCAACGGAATTGGCGCCAGCGCGGCGCCACACTCCTCGAGAACGACGGAGAGTTCGACGGGCCCGTAGTCACCGCCCGCTGGCGCGGCGAGCTCGGTCCAACCGAGGTCAACTACGGTCTTCCACAGAGCGCGCCAGCGCTCCGGATCCGTCAGGGCCTGACGGGCGGCATCGGGAGGACATTCGGTACGCAGGATGCCACGCACCGCGTCGCGCAGCGACAGCTGATCCGAAGTCAGTCCGACGTCCATAAAGCCCCTAACATAACAAAGATAGTAAACTAGCGACGCGGACGAGCATAGGTGGGCGCATGGTCGAGTGGTATCTGTTCCTGCCGCAAGTGCGGCTGTCCGTGGGTGACATCACCGAGCGGGCCCGTCATGCCGAAGCCACTGGCTTCGATGGCATAGCGTTCATCGATCACCTCGAGGCGCCCGGGTTGCCCGGCGAAAGTATTTGGGAGGCAATGGCCGTCGCGACCTGGGTGGCGGCCAAGACCGAGCGGCTGCGAATCGGCCATCTGGTGCTGTGCGACGCGTTCCGACATCCCGCCGTGCTTGCCAAGCAAGCCGTCAGCCTCTCGGATGCCTCGGACGGCAGGTTCGACCTAGGCCTCGGCTCCGGATCCTGGCCCGCGGAGTTCACCAGATTCGATGTCGGTCAGCAGGATCCGGTGGCCCGGGTTCAGCAGCTCGGCCGCCATTTGGCCTTGATCAGGCAGTACTGGGGCGATGCAGCCGGAGGGGCCGGCGACGGCGCGGTTCAGTTGCCGAAGCGCAACCACCCGATACCGCTGGTTCTGGGTGGCAGCGGTCCCTGCATGATGGAACTCGTTCGCAATTACGCGGATTGGTGGAATCTGCAGGCCAACTACATCGACCGGTTGCCCAAGCTGGCCCCGTCGGCGGGCAGCGCCCGGATTTCGGTCCAGCAGATGATCGGCTTCGTCCGGTCGGGCGCCGATCCCGCCACCGTGCGTGAGCTCAGCACCCGTCGATTCGGCAACCTGGGGGCGGGGCTGGTCTGTGGTGACGCCGACGAGCTGATCCAGTACTTCGCGGATCTGGCCGCCCAGCGGGTCGAGCGCTTCTACGTGTGGTTCGCCGATTTCGCGAACCCGGAGTCGCTGCGTGAGTTCGGCGAAACGGTGATCAAGACGTTCCCTGGCGCCGGCGGCGGGCCTCGTTAGGGACGACCGGCGGTCGGGCATACGGACCGCGCTGCACCGCGGAAAGCCGGATCTCCGGCAGGTCGACCGACGGGTCCACGGTGTCCAGCCAGGCGACGGCCGCGGCCACGTCGGAGATCTGAATCGCGTACATCTCGAAGGGAACGTCCTGCAGCATCTCGGTTTCCACCGGGCCGGGTGTCACGATGTGCACGGCGATGCCGTCGCGGTCGACTTCGAGCGCCAGGGCGCGGGCGAACGCGTTCATACCGGCTTTCGACGCGGAGTAGGCGGTGCGCGCCGGCATCGGCTCGTGCGCGGCCGACGACGAGATGAACACGAACCGGGAGCCCGCGCGCATCCGCGGCAACACCGCCGCGGTCACCACGAAGCACGAATCCAGGTTGGCCGACATGATGGTCTGCCATTGCTCGAAGGTCTGCTTGCGCGCATACGTTCCGCCGAGCGCCCCTGCGGCATGGACGACGAGGTCGATCGTCTCCAAAGTGCTTATCGCGGTGGCAAATCCGTCGGGATCGGAGGCGTCGGCCAGGATGTGACGCGCCCCGATCTCCTCGGCCGCCGTGCGCAGCGGCTCCGCGCGCCGCGCGACCAGCACCACGTCATAGCCCAGTTCGGCAAGCCTGCGCCCGCAGCCCTTTCCGATCCCGCCGCTGCCGCCGGTGACCAACGCGGTTCGCATGCCGATGGGTGGCTTCCTTAGGACTGCCGCAGATCCCGCGGGCGTGGCCCCGAACGAGAAAGAGACTGCGGCGACAACGCATAGATCCGTTGCGCCGGCCGACCGGCCAGCACATAGGTCTGCGTATCGGCGAGGTGACGACCCGCGATGCGCCGAGCCCGGTCGACGTCGCCCTCCGCAATGGTCTCGGCGAGCTTGACATGCGTGTTGAGCACCGCGCGCCGCTGCGCCAGCGAGGGGTAGGTGCCACGCGCCGCGCTCTCGTCGGCCCACTGCTTTTCGTGGCTGCTCCACAGCGTCTCGAGGCTGCCGACGACCGCGATGATGGTGTGATTTCCGCAGCCCTGCACGATGAGATCGTGGAATTGGCGGCCAATCTCGGTGAACAGGCGCCCGTCGTCGAGGTGCTCGGCCATGGAATCGTTGACCTGCTTGAGTTCCGGCACGAGGGTGTCCGCCCGGTCCGGCCGCTGAGCCGCCAGCGCGGCGCACGCGGGCTCGAGCTCCTGCAGTGCCATGCCGAGGTCGGCGACTTGAACGGACTCGCTCTGCAGCAACAGGCCGAGCATGTAGGCCGCGCTGGTCTTGGCGGGTGCGTGCACGACGGCGCCGCCGC
This window encodes:
- a CDS encoding LLM class flavin-dependent oxidoreductase produces the protein MVEWYLFLPQVRLSVGDITERARHAEATGFDGIAFIDHLEAPGLPGESIWEAMAVATWVAAKTERLRIGHLVLCDAFRHPAVLAKQAVSLSDASDGRFDLGLGSGSWPAEFTRFDVGQQDPVARVQQLGRHLALIRQYWGDAAGGAGDGAVQLPKRNHPIPLVLGGSGPCMMELVRNYADWWNLQANYIDRLPKLAPSAGSARISVQQMIGFVRSGADPATVRELSTRRFGNLGAGLVCGDADELIQYFADLAAQRVERFYVWFADFANPESLREFGETVIKTFPGAGGGPR
- a CDS encoding SDR family oxidoreductase; its protein translation is MRTALVTGGSGGIGKGCGRRLAELGYDVVLVARRAEPLRTAAEEIGARHILADASDPDGFATAISTLETIDLVVHAAGALGGTYARKQTFEQWQTIMSANLDSCFVVTAAVLPRMRAGSRFVFISSSAAHEPMPARTAYSASKAGMNAFARALALEVDRDGIAVHIVTPGPVETEMLQDVPFEMYAIQISDVAAAVAWLDTVDPSVDLPEIRLSAVQRGPYARPPVVPNEARRRRQGTS
- a CDS encoding FadR/GntR family transcriptional regulator: MPALGIGPDARRRLSAPRIAEIVADELRRQIIDGELADGDLLPRQEVLVEQFNVSLVSLREALRILETEGLVSVRRGNRGGAVVHAPAKTSAAYMLGLLLQSESVQVADLGMALQELEPACAALAAQRPDRADTLVPELKQVNDSMAEHLDDGRLFTEIGRQFHDLIVQGCGNHTIIAVVGSLETLWSSHEKQWADESAARGTYPSLAQRRAVLNTHVKLAETIAEGDVDRARRIAGRHLADTQTYVLAGRPAQRIYALSPQSLSRSGPRPRDLRQS